A genome region from Corvus hawaiiensis isolate bCorHaw1 chromosome 4, bCorHaw1.pri.cur, whole genome shotgun sequence includes the following:
- the LOC125324547 gene encoding uncharacterized protein LOC125324547 isoform X2 translates to MKEESGTRMAENVLYADLNLPESTRPRILKVPDVPGCTYAEVKVKSQDANDTTNFESSRKSRCSRTRVPVLLAVLVVIILIMVIPLYLTLTNGATAGSQQNSTKIPPSHEGAPGKRCSRTRVAVLVTEIILLLLTVVCQILPGKSCRCSRRLLAVLAAVLVVAVLALTLCWTLLYGATAGSQEDSTITIPEKALEMKLKDWNASRDECAALGSELVIIDSTEELNYLLSRSKHNYYLLGLRFSQEEKKWKWPNNVEHDPAMFNITGKYRDYLCTAIGFGQVLTAPCYGTSTTQNMCEKAATVSARLQKES, encoded by the exons ATGAAAGAAGAGAGTGGAACAAGAATGGCAGAAAATGTCCTTTATGCTGACTTGAACTTGCCTGAATCAACCAGACCCAGAATCCTGAAGGTCCCTGATGTCCCAG GTTGTACCTATGCAGAAGTGAAAGTGAAATCCCAAGATGCAAATGATACAACAAACTTCGAATCATCTC GTAAAAGCCGTTGCTCCAGAACACGAGTTCCTGTCCTGCTTGCTGTCCTGGTTGTGATAATCCTCATAATGGTCATACCACTGTATCTGACACTCACAA ATGGTGCAACTGCAGGCAGCCAACAAAATTCAACAAAAATACCACCCAGCCACGAAGGGGCACCAG GAAAAAGATGTTCCAGAACACGAGTTGCTGTCCTGGTTACTGAGAtaatcctgctcctgctcactGTTGTGTGTCAGATACTCCCAG GTAAAAGCTGTCGTTGTTCCAGAAGACtccttgctgtgctggctgctgtcctggttgtggctgtgctggccctAACACTGTGTTGGACACTCCTCT ATGGTGCAACTGCAGGCAGCCAAGAGGACTCAACAATAACCATCCCTGAGAAGGCACTAG aaatGAAACTGAAGGACTGGAATGCCTCCAGGGATGAATGCGCTGCCCTGGGCTCAGAGCTGGTGATCATTGACAGCACGGAAGAGCTG AATTACCTTCTCTCACGATCAAAACATAATTACTACTTACTGGGTCTCAGATTCTCTCAAGAGGAGAAGAAGTGGAAGTGGCCCAACAACGTGgaacatgacccagccat GTTTAATATAACTGGAAAATATCGCGACTATCTCTGCACGGCCATTGGATTTGGTCAAGTACTCACTGCACCTTGTTATGGAACCTCAACAACACAAAATATGTGTGAAAAAGCTGCAACAGTTTCAGCCAGGCTTCAGAAGGAGAGCTAA
- the LOC125324547 gene encoding killer cell lectin-like receptor subfamily B member 1F isoform X1, with amino-acid sequence MKEESGTRMAENVLYADLNLPESTRPRILKVPDVPGCTYAEVKVKSQDANDTTNFESSRKSRCSRTRVPVLLAVLVVIILIMVIPLYLTLTNGATAGSQQNSTKIPPSHEGAPGKRCSRTRVAVLVTEIILLLLTVVCQILPGKSCRCSRRLLAVLAAVLVVAVLALTLCWTLLYGATAGSQEDSTITIPEKALGCPPKWKKHGRKCYFFSPEMKLKDWNASRDECAALGSELVIIDSTEELNYLLSRSKHNYYLLGLRFSQEEKKWKWPNNVEHDPAMFNITGKYRDYLCTAIGFGQVLTAPCYGTSTTQNMCEKAATVSARLQKES; translated from the exons ATGAAAGAAGAGAGTGGAACAAGAATGGCAGAAAATGTCCTTTATGCTGACTTGAACTTGCCTGAATCAACCAGACCCAGAATCCTGAAGGTCCCTGATGTCCCAG GTTGTACCTATGCAGAAGTGAAAGTGAAATCCCAAGATGCAAATGATACAACAAACTTCGAATCATCTC GTAAAAGCCGTTGCTCCAGAACACGAGTTCCTGTCCTGCTTGCTGTCCTGGTTGTGATAATCCTCATAATGGTCATACCACTGTATCTGACACTCACAA ATGGTGCAACTGCAGGCAGCCAACAAAATTCAACAAAAATACCACCCAGCCACGAAGGGGCACCAG GAAAAAGATGTTCCAGAACACGAGTTGCTGTCCTGGTTACTGAGAtaatcctgctcctgctcactGTTGTGTGTCAGATACTCCCAG GTAAAAGCTGTCGTTGTTCCAGAAGACtccttgctgtgctggctgctgtcctggttgtggctgtgctggccctAACACTGTGTTGGACACTCCTCT ATGGTGCAACTGCAGGCAGCCAAGAGGACTCAACAATAACCATCCCTGAGAAGGCACTAG GCTGCCccccaaaatggaaaaaacatggGAGGAAATGCTacttcttttctccagaaatGAAACTGAAGGACTGGAATGCCTCCAGGGATGAATGCGCTGCCCTGGGCTCAGAGCTGGTGATCATTGACAGCACGGAAGAGCTG AATTACCTTCTCTCACGATCAAAACATAATTACTACTTACTGGGTCTCAGATTCTCTCAAGAGGAGAAGAAGTGGAAGTGGCCCAACAACGTGgaacatgacccagccat GTTTAATATAACTGGAAAATATCGCGACTATCTCTGCACGGCCATTGGATTTGGTCAAGTACTCACTGCACCTTGTTATGGAACCTCAACAACACAAAATATGTGTGAAAAAGCTGCAACAGTTTCAGCCAGGCTTCAGAAGGAGAGCTAA
- the LOC125324547 gene encoding killer cell lectin-like receptor subfamily B member 1F isoform X3, whose product MKEESGTRMAENVLHADLNLPESTRPRILKVPDVPGKSRCSRTRVPVLLAVLVVIILIMVIPLYLTLTNGATAGSQQNSTKIPPSHEGAPGKRCSRTRVAVLVTEIILLLLTVVCQILPGKSCRCSRRLLAVLAAVLVVAVLALTLCWTLLYGATAGSQEDSTITIPEKALGCPPKWKKHGRKCYFFSPEMKLKDWNASRDECAALGSELVIIDSTEELNYLLSRSKHNYYLLGLRFSQEEKKWKWPNNVEHDPAMFNITGKYRDYLCTAIGFGQVLTAPCYGTSTTQNMCEKAATVSARLQKES is encoded by the exons ATGAAAGAAGAGAGTGGAACAAGAATGGCAGAAAATGTCCTTCATGCTGACTTGAACTTGCCTGAATCAACCAGACCCAGAATCCTGAAGGTCCCTGATGTCCCAG GTAAAAGCCGTTGCTCCAGAACACGAGTTCCTGTCCTGCTTGCTGTCCTGGTTGTGATAATCCTCATAATGGTCATACCACTGTATCTGACACTCACAA ATGGTGCAACTGCAGGCAGCCAACAAAATTCAACAAAAATACCACCCAGCCACGAAGGGGCACCAG GAAAAAGATGTTCCAGAACACGAGTTGCTGTCCTGGTTACTGAGAtaatcctgctcctgctcactGTTGTGTGTCAGATACTCCCAG GTAAAAGCTGTCGTTGTTCCAGAAGACtccttgctgtgctggctgctgtcctggttgtggctgtgctggccctAACACTGTGTTGGACACTCCTCT ATGGTGCAACTGCAGGCAGCCAAGAGGACTCAACAATAACCATCCCTGAGAAGGCACTAG GCTGCCccccaaaatggaaaaaacatggGAGGAAATGCTacttcttttctccagaaatGAAACTGAAGGACTGGAATGCCTCCAGGGATGAATGCGCTGCCCTGGGCTCAGAGCTGGTGATCATTGACAGCACGGAAGAGCTG AATTACCTTCTCTCACGATCAAAACATAATTACTACTTACTGGGTCTCAGATTCTCTCAAGAGGAGAAGAAGTGGAAGTGGCCCAACAACGTGgaacatgacccagccat GTTTAATATAACTGGAAAATATCGCGACTATCTCTGCACGGCCATTGGATTTGGTCAAGTACTCACTGCACCTTGTTATGGAACCTCAACAACACAAAATATGTGTGAAAAAGCTGCAACAGTTTCAGCCAGGCTTCAGAAGGAGAGCTAA
- the LOC125324548 gene encoding C-type lectin domain family 5 member A-like, producing MLSKDEKGWVVFAVLLCLAGSCLVILGWYHLQSLWGNPWSSGDNSQQGHSGTSVALTASLTSFLLWHPLGSVNVDFPHLFFPHAGCPPKWKKHGRKCYFFSPEMKLKDWNASRDECAALGSELVIIDSTEELNYLLSRSKHNYYLLGLRFSQEEKKWKWPNNVEHDPAMFNITGKYRDYLCTAIGFDQVHTAPCYGSPTTQNMCEKAATVSARLQKES from the exons ATGCTGAGCAAAGATGAGAAAGGCTGGGTCgtgtttgctgtgctgctctgtctgGCTGGCTCCTGCCTGGTGATTCTGGGCTGGTATCACCTCCAGAGCCTGTGGGGgaatccctggagctctggtgACAATTCTCAGCAGGGGCACTCAGGCACTTCTGTGGCTTTGACTGCCTCTCTGACCTCTTTTTTGTTGTGGCATCCTCTGGGCAGTGTGAACGTGGATTTTCCACACCTGTTCTTCCCTCATGCAGGCTGCCccccaaaatggaaaaaacatggGAGAAAATGCTacttcttttctccagaaatGAAACTGAAGGACTGGAATGCCTCCAGGGATGAATGCGCTGCCCTGGGCTCAGAGCTGGTGATCATTGACAGCACGGAAGAGCTG AATTACCTTCTCTCACGATCAAAACATAATTACTACTTACTGGGTCTCAGATTCTCTCAAGAGGAGAAGAAGTGGAAGTGGCCCAACAACGTGgaacatgacccagccat GTTTAATATAACTGGAAAATATCGCGACTATCTCTGCACGGCCATTGGATTTGATCAAGTACACACTGCACCTTGTTATGGATCCCCAACAACACAAAATATGTGTGAAAAAGCTGCAACAGTTTCAGCCAGGCTTCAGAAGGAGAGCTAA